The genomic stretch accattaaaaaaaaaatcaataccaGAATCAGGAAGATCAACCCCTCTATGGGCATGGGTATAGGTTATCGACAATCCCCCTGAAATATTTGGTTTGAAAGTAATATCATTTTTATCCTATTAAGAATAAAGATAGATTTAAGTGTTaatttcttcaaaaacaagtatAATTATTTCTTCAAAAACATGATAAATTAGGTGGAAATACATCAAATGCCCGTCCATCAATTTGAAACCTAAATAAACTAGGCAATAATAAACGATTTTTCTAACGGATGTCCGATATGCAGTTGTTAATACATTTAAATCATAGCTAACCTACCGTGTAAATACATATACTAGCAATTATTATCTTCATTTGTATCTATATACTTTTCCTAATTAAATttacattttcaaaaattaacACTCGAGCTATTTCCGAATGAGTGACCATTGGATACTTCTAATTCTACCGAATGATTCACCAAAAATTATTGGGCACTCTTCACACAAACCAATAATAAATTGCAACAACTAACACTTCTAGACTCTCTAttattgaatgattttggtaGTCATCTAGGAACAACAAATACCCTTTTTAATGATACACTCCTTCTTATTAGGGTGACAGTCTCTAACATGATCCTTCATTATGTATGGGCGTACACACCAAAAGATGTAGGTGAGGATCCAAAACCCCTGCCGAGATCTGAaacttgtgtttggattgcaatttttcaaaaaaaaatcgtTACGTTTTACGTtgacatatttttcaatcacttttttatttcatatatatcaaatattacAGTACTTTTTCTATAAAAGGTCCAGAAAAATGCAATACAAACAAAGCCTTTAATTTACTGTGATCCTGTCGAAATTCGTCCGGATTTTCTTTGAAATGCAAGATTTCCGGGGGCGTTTAAGACGGTTGAAACGTGAAATTGGTAGGCCGGAGTTGAATGGTGGTTCGGCGCAGTTTTGTATGGTTTTGCAATAACAGGTCCAGTGACTTAGAAATGCACGTGGGTGGGGTGGGAGTATGGGACAACGTTGGACTTGCGCGGCTGGCGTCTACAGTTACCTGTTCCCTACTTTTTTGCTACAAAAAGTATAAGGTTTATTTAACAATTTTCCCTCGCTTGGAGTTGGCTGGAATGATTTCGGAATAATTTAATTAGATTTTGAGATCGTGTGTTTAAGTCACCTGTTTACCGCTTGTGTATCTTTGGGGGGCGAGGTGCACAGGGACAGAGAAATTAATCTGCCAAAATTGGAATACTTCctgtgtttaaaaaaaaaaatttaacaattttccaAATGAGTACTCCTTAATATACCTAAATTATATATGTTAATATACACAATCACAATGAACACACACCCCTTACATAGAGCAGAATATTGAGGTTATTTAGGCAGACTGTGTTATTGAAATCTACTTATAGTTTTTTTGTGGTGACGCAAATTAATTCGGAAAATGACATAAgaattacttttttattcttttattttaattcaaagGAGATTCTAAAGTTtacaaagggaaaaaaaatagaagagaaGACTTGAGAGTTAAACTAAGGATGCCATGGTCTCTAAGTTAAAACTGGATTGGATCTTAAAGGGACGTACAGAATCATGTATGTTTAGCAACTTAGCATTTGCACATAATGTTTGGAGCTTTACAAAAGACCATTTTCATAAACTAGAAAGCGTTGCGGATGGCAGCAAACAAACTCTCTTACTATAAAATTAGGAGAATAGGCTTTTTGTCCTTCTTTTTTGGTTATAAGTAAAACTTTACGAGTGTAGGTTTTTCCTCTTGAAACAATTTTATCACAAGCTCTAAAATAGTGCTTCAAAATCAAGTGCTGTCACAATTGTCCTGATTTGGTAGGTATTTGATGCCAAACCGAAGATAATTTTTAGACAATTAGAGTAATAGCTGTCTTACCTAATCATCCccgaaaggaaaataaaaacccaacaaaaaaaaatttgactgtTAGATATTGTTCATTATGGAAAGAATAACTCCATCAAGAATCGACTCAAGTAAGGTTGATCTTGATCCTATCATATTTTTTTCCGTGTGACAAATATTTTTGgatatcaaattttttcaaataatatttcgcttgtatcataattatatttttaaatcatatttttattttacatacatcacatcataaaaaatactataataattattttaaataataactCTCTATTTCTGTCCAGACAAACTTACCTAATTATAAAAGGCTGTACTGACCATACAACAAGCTTTGGTTGCATGGCTGTACTGACCATACAAAATTAAATGAGTGCAACTTGCATGATGGGAATGTACCTCTTGCATGTGCTTTCGGTCTATGAATGAAAAATATCTGTCCAAAGGCAAAGAAAATTCGTGGTAGGTGGGATACAGTGATAGGATGGGACAAGATCTATAAGTAATTTTGGCTTTTTATTGTGTTTGGCACTGGTGTCGATGTTGAGGTAGGTTTCGTGACAAGGGAGGTTGAGTGTCAGTCATGAATCTAGCCGGGGGACACGATTATGCAAATGATTTCCTTGTACTGTGTTAAGGTTTGACTAAGGACTAATCATTTGCAATTGACCTACAAAAACATCAAAGGTAACTAATTTCAATTAATTTTCGATTGttgaaaaaaccaaaagaaatttggaGAGGCAGTGCTCCGCGCGCCGGGGGGGTCATCCATCTCACGTTGAAAGATTGTGAGGTAGTTACCTGGATTTAAGGTTATCAGCCGCACTTCCAGTTACCAATTGGCTGGATGGTGTTGGTTTGTGAGCTCCACCTTAGATTGTGCTTAGTACCAGGATTTCGATTACCTCTGAGTGTTAATCTAATTTTGTTGTGTGATTTCAATTAATTTCGattgtttaaaaactaaaaattaattGTTTGTAAAAGCAATTTTTAATAAAACAGCCTCATGGATACACTTTGCATCGAGGGAATTGTGGGTTCAGTTCCTCAAAGTCTCCAAGTTAAATTTTATGGTATTATTATTAGTATCTTATTGATATACTTTGCCGTACGTAGTTTAGGGTTGTTTTCACTTCAATATGgtaacaagaagaagaagaagaggaggaggacGAGGAGGAGGAGGATTGTTGCAACTTGCAAAGCCAATGAACTCGTGATGCTAAATCGAATAGTTGtatagttctttttttttaagtagattttgttttattttcaccaaaatacaTCGTACATAAGGATACCTAAATGCACTCAAACGCTCGTGTGTTTTCTTTAACTTGAAAATTTGAGGTCATCAACCAGAATTGGCACTCGTGTAACCTTCAACCTTTTTGGTAAATGATATAAATATTATTGAAGATTAATATTAGTGGTTGTGAGAGTTCAGAAAGGAGAAATCCACCAAATGACGGGGAAATAAGTACGATTGTTAGTATAAGTGTTCTTGAATAATGTAATTGTTATTGGGAGAATGGATGGGTTGGGTGGTTTGAAAAGAAAGAACGTAAGTAAGTGAGAGATTCCGAATTCAAATGTTCACGCTTACActaaaaggacaaaaaaaaaagaacaatgtAATTGTTATTAAACACATTGTAATGCACTATAAACTATATGTATAATTTTATAACATAGATATTATACTTACTAACGAGTCCTTACATGTTCGTTGTATAAGACTTAAGTGAATTCTCTAGCTTATGCATCTTGAATTTTGGCCTTATTGACCAATTCTGAACCATTTCTCGTTTTAGATAACAATTATCCTTGCCCTGTATCCTGCCAAAGCATGACTagataggttttttttttttttttttaaataaaaaataagtatCTATAAAAGGCAAACACTTGTCGGATCATGTATTGGGGCCAGTTTATTTGTATTTGCATCCttaatttttatatttcttCAAATATGTCTTAATAACTTGTTTGTACAGTCACAACGtgtatttgaaattttaaaaaatccaaattggAGTTAGATTTGAAAAGTTTTGAATCATAAAACGTTATCAAAAGCAATGGAAACACAAAAGGGGCAtttgtcatcacaaaaagtaaagacaaggaagaaaaatttGAATCCGGAAATTCTAATTTCAAGGGTCTCAACTTCTCCCCCCTTTTGCAATGGGCGTTGTAATAGATTAACCATGATACTTGGTAGTATTTATTAGTGAttcaaattttattaaataacTGATGTAGAGGAGAAGGGATGAATTGAATGATTTGGACCGAGGGAATATAGGTGAGAAATTTTGGATTCAAGTCTTCTCATTGACacttaaaaacaaaaaactggTGCAAGAAAAGATGGAATCTACTCCAGAAGAAGTagaattagaaaaaaaataaaaagtagtGGAATTAACAAAATTGTTCGGGCCAGCCCAACCAAAGATGAGAAGACAATAATTCTAAAGTGCTTGGGCCTGAGTAAAATGAAGGAATTCGAGGAAACTGTCTTTCACAGTtggtttgtttttgtttggaaaAATGAGTAGGATGATTCCACTTCTGATCCTCGGTCCTCCTCACTCTTCAAATCCTGACAAATTCGTGATTTAGACACAAGGAAAATGGCAGCGGAAAAACCACAGCCGGTTCAAGTTCCCTACTGCCAGGTTTGTACGTTACCTGCAGAGTACTGCGAATTCGGGCCGGATTTTGAGAAATGCAAGCCGTGGTTGATCCGCAACGTTCCCAATCTCTACCCACACCTCCTCCAAGGTTGCACTaatccttttcatttttttccccaataaacattttctcttttttatgcTAGAATTAAATACCATACTTGCTCACcagtttcattttcttttttttttttaaattttaattctttCGGGGGGTTTTGTTTGGTAGAGGCGAATGATAAAGAAGCAGAGAAGCTATCAGAGCAGCTTCAAGGGCCTGGTATATCCCCAGCTGGATCACCAGCTGCAACCGCtggtgagtttttttttttgttttttaatataCTCGTGATCAAGCACATTTTTgagattttgtttttgtttttatattttaagCAATTGCTAATTGGAATCTGTTATAATTTTGATTACTAGAATGCTGAAAGtggaaagtttgaaaaaaaaaaagaatgtttaAGGTATAGATATCTGTATTGTTTCAGCCACTGTTATGCATCTGCATCTTTCAGCAAATTTTTACAACAGGAAagaagtgttttttttttttttcctgtggAAAAGCTTATCAGAGAGAGATGAATTGGCATCTTATTGAATCATATGTAGAATGAAATTTCTATGACAAGCAGATTAATACCTGAAACCATTTTGCCTTCAAAGTTTAGTTTCTAAGTGAGCAGCTTGTAATCTGGCAAACTGTATATCTAAGTTGTAGCTGAAGAGTATCTTTACTAGACTAGAGATGTCTGTATTGATTCTGGTTATACTTTACCAAGTTTCGGTGCATTTTAGGGGAACCTTCAGCCAGCAAGCAAGAAGATGTCAAACGACTTCCTGGTGGAAAAATTAAGAGAAAGGTAAGTCTTATCTTCTAAGCACCGTCAGTTTTGGTTGTTTAGCTAGCTGGGTAAAATGTTTTGGCAAGAAGAAAGTTTTTCATATCAATAGCTAATCTATGAAATAGGGTACTGTTTCTTTGGTTggataaataattttcaatatTAAGATGCGAATTGTACATGTTCAGGAAGGTTGCATAACGAACTACATGCAGGATTACATATGAATCTGGCATATACTATTGTTTACATGTCTATATGGTGGAAATTTTGACATATATGTGAACATCAGTTAATTTCACACCCACATCTATTCATTTTATTCATGGACATCCATGGCTTCAAATTCTTCATGCTGGGATGTTTTCATGCTCACTTGTTTTACAGTAAGCCTGAATCCTGATCAGAGTGTGTAACCACGTTAATTTGTGTTGTTGTTTGGCTTTTTGGCATGACTTTTATGTGGTTTTGCTTGATATGAACAGCACATTGGGTGGTGGTGATTCATGAAAACAGGAATTTAATGTATCTGAATCGACGGCATACGTAATGAGAagttttttttgaaaatctaTTTTAATGCTTTattattcaaattttcttttcgaGCTAATAATCCAAAATGTCTTCTTGCAATTGCTACCTGATCTGTTTATTCACAACAATTCGTGATACACAAACTTTGTAAAATATTAGAGCAAATCAGTTGTtactcccccccccccctcctcctcccaaaaaaaagggaaaaaaatcctTCTTGTACTTTATTGTTGTTTGGTCGATAGATTCCCATTGCTCAGATACAGTATATGTGCAAATGAAGGAATTCTGTTTCTGTTAACACTTTTGTGTTTTTTGATGCTTGACATTTTGGCCATTAAGGATGGTTAAGTGATGATGATTCTGCTGGAAAACTAACAAAGACTGACACATGCTGATGGAGATATTTTGCAGGAGAAACAAGAAGTTGCTATTGAAAAGATTGTGCGGAATaagcgcaaatgtatcaccacAGTAAAAGGATTAGGACTATTTGGTAAGTATGATGCTGATTTCATTCTGTGAAAACTTGAAGTTAATTTGATGTGGAGTTCAGACATTGTTATTACATGTTGCAGGTATTAAACTTAGTGATGCTTCAAAGaagtttggaaagaaatttgctACAGGTGCATCTGTAGTTAAGGTAATAGCTAATGGGGTGATGCATTTGTAGCATTATATCTGTTGGTTGACTGTACCATTTGTTGCTGGTTGTAGGGACCGACTgagaaggatcaaattgatgtTCAAGGAGATATTGCTTATGACATAGTAGACTTCATTAGAGAAACATGGGCTGAGGTAACTTCCTGAGACCGCTTCtcttttggttggattttgattCAAAAGACTTGATTTTGCGGAATAGGAAGACACTTTTGTGGTAGAAAAACATTGACAGTTAAATGTACTCCTGCTGAATCAGAAGGCTATATAAATTGTTACTGGAAATTGATAAAGGTGCATAAAGGTTAGTCCTTGCTCCATAATGTTGTATATGACAGTTCATTGACATTCTCGTATGTTTTTTGTTTAAATGTTGAATGTGCTCGTAGCATGCCGCTAGTCTGTTTTTCGTTTTTGGTTCTTGTAAAATTGCATCAACTGTGAGAATTATTTAAAAAGGAATACAATTCCTGAAAATCAAGGTATTTTTGTTCAGTCTAAATTATTCTCTTTATGCTGTGCCATTCCAGGTGCCAGAAAGCGCTATATTCTTTATTGAGGATGGGAAAAGGGTATCTGCAGCTTGAGCTTTTAGTTTGTGCCATGAGGAGTTGATGCTAAATTTCGGTCGCATGCTAGCAGAGATTTTGAGTTGATGACATGCTGGAAAGCAATCTCTCTTTTGTACCTGTTATGACAGTTAATTCAGATGTTAAAATTTGCAAGATAATATCTATCTTAGGTCTAGGTAAACGTCTTACATTAGCCCCTCCATTCTTCGATAGGGATGTTAAAATTTGCAGTTGGGGTTTAAATACAGAGCTTTCtacaggaagaagaagagaatcCGATATACCGGTGTACTATTTATTGATCAAACATGGTGTCGTATTTTTCATGGGAACGTGTTCCTTCTTAGttaaaattttgaatgtcttAAACATGGAACTAACCATCAAGGACCCAAATTTGTACTGATCGATATTTCTCAGCACAAGAAAAAGATAGACCTTAGCTGACAACTGATCTATTTGGTCTTCAAAGTATCCCTTCCTGCTAATGGATTTTTTGTTGTTGCTGGTATTTGCTGCTGCTGCTTGGTAATGCATATTTTCTGTCGCTAAAAACCCTTAATTTGGAAATTCTACGCCAAATCTGAGGGAATTCCTTCTAGTTGCTATTGTTTACCTGTTAATATTATTGTTTTGGGAATCACATTTTCTGCCTTCGATTTCTTTGTGTAAGTTCTGAGGTTTCTTTTGACAGAAAGTGGTGGCTTGTAACTCGAATATAATGTTCAAAATAGATGAAAGACCTCAGCAGAGTATTGGGTTCGACTCCGAGTGACTATTCTCAGCAGTATCATTGCTGCTGCCTCAAGCAATGAAGTGTAGTTGAAATTATTTGAAGTCTAGTCGTGTCTTGCGAACGCCAAAACCTTTCTCTATAGCTGGGAATCGGGGTCAGCAAAGCAACAAAAATTTCGTTACTATATTTCGCGGGCAAGATCAACAAGCCAAATGTTACATTCATCCATGCAGTAAAGTTACCTTGTTTGAattgtcatttttattttaatttttttaaatactttttatgaacatatttttcaatggcttttttattttacacatatcaaattgttacagtacatttaaaaaaaaaaaaaagcaattcgAAAGGGCTCGCAATTGAAGGTTTAAATCATACTCTCTTTATTGAGTTTATCTCCTAGCATcgaagaaataaataaaggtCCTGTTTGGATTGTTAGTTTTAggattttttataagaaaatatacTGTAGCAATTTTCATGTATGTGAAGTAAAAAGGTAATTGtaaaatatgtttataaaatacgtaaaaattttttgacagaaaatcacaatccaaacacagTTTTAGGGATATAAGAagatcaaatcaaatcaaatcacgAGAAAGTCAACAAAATGAGAAACCCAGCAAGAAGGTTTAGAAAAGGTAAGGGTACAAATGTAACTTAACATCCAGCATTATACTATCGAGCATATCCAGAATATCCCCTTGAGCCATTGCTATTGATGCTCCCGAAAGGACGGACCAGTAGTAAGTACCTTGAAAAACACAGCCGAAGGAAAGTCCATCCCCCTGGAGACTTGTGTAGAGCTCGTAGACACTGATGTGAGTGATCAATTTTCATCTGGAAGTTGGATTCTTGACAGACTCTTTCGGATTTGCTCTCTCATTCTTCTGTCGAATTAAGGTAAATAATTTTCCAACTCGACTAATTCTCATCAATCTCTCTGGCTCTAAAGTTTCGGTAGCATGCCTTTTGCTGCcgttgctctctctctttctctcaatCTGTTTATGTAGTCCAATTTTTGCTGGTCTATGAACCGTAATTTTTGTAGCACAGCTTGGTTAATTCTTGACTTGGATAGTAGGCTGAAGacttgaaaaaaagaaagagagtaAAGCAGGGGTCTTTTGTTCTTGTGATGGACTGGGCATTCAAATAGCAATGGACTAGTTAAAGAATGCAGAACTGTTGGAAAAGAAGTAAAAGGCTTACTCATtatgcaaattttcattttgcttTTTACTAATCTCAGTGTTGCATTTGAACTTTGGAGTTGGTTAACTTAAAAAGTTGAATAAAATGGCTTGTTTTTTATCACAATGATTCTTTGTCAGTCTGCTTCTTGTATTTATATAGAGCAGCAAAGTAGTGACTTTGAAGATTGATTTCGAGTTTAAGTACAGACTCTGCAGGTTTAATACAGTTAAGAGTCCAATTGGCAGCTACTATGGCGCACTTGCTTTCTACCTCTTGTTCTTTGAATATCTCTCCGAGCTGCAAAAAGCCAAAATGCTTGTTAGTGAATCAGTGTTCATCATCGGGATTTCCCGCATCTTTTAGTTTGCCAACTTCAACCTCTCGTTCGAAAAAGCTCATCCTGCATGGAAAAGGGCCAAAAAGATCCTCCACCATCTATGCTATGGCTGTTTCTCTGAGTCAAGAATCCAAAGCTCAGCCTGGCTCTAGCTTTCCTCAAGAAACCGGTGAAGCTGGTAGTCCAAAGAAGGTCATGGTTATTGGTGGTGATGGTTACTGTGGTTGGGCTACTGCACTCCATCTATCAAACAGAAACTATGAAGTTGCTATTGTTGACAACCTTGTTCGTCGCCTTTTTGACCACCAGCTCGGTCTTGACTCCCTCACACCTATTTCGTCTATCCATAATCGTATCCGTTGTTGGAAGTCCCTTACTGGCAAGGATATCCAACTTCACATCGGGGATATATGTGACTTTGAGTTCCTGGCTGAGACTTTTAAGTCATTTGAACCTGATGCTGTTGTCCACTTTGGAGAGCAGAGATCTGCTCCTTACTCCATGATTGATAGGTCAAGAGCTGTATTTACCCAACAGAACAATGTCATTGGGACACTTAATGTTCTGTTTGCCATAAAGGAATTTAGAGATGAGTGTCACTTGGTGAAGCTTGGAACCATGGGAGAGTATGGGACCCCAAACATAGACATTGAGGAAGGTTATATTACAATTACTCACAATGGAAGGACAGACACTCTGCCTTATCCCAAGCAGGCAAGTTCTTTCTATCATTTGAGTAAGGTCCATGATtcccataatattgcatttACTTGCAAGGCGTGGGGAATCCGAGCCACTGATCTAAACCAAGGAGTAGTTTATGGTCTGAGAACAGATGAGACTGCAATGCATGATGAGCTATGTAATAGATTTGATTATGATGGAGTTTTTGGAACTGCGTTAAATAGGTTTTGTGTTCAGGCTGCTGTCGGTCATCCACTTACTGTCTATGGCAAAGGGGGCCAGGTATTTTCTCCTTTCATGTCTCTGTCACATTAATCATATGATATTTCCTGCAGAACTGGAGATGCTTCTCAGCTGCAAACTGCGAGTATTTATATTGCAATAGGCACAGTCTAATATCTATTTCTTTTCCTGTGTGAAAACATCATGAATCGATAGATGGGTAGTTCCTACTGTTATTAGTCACTGGAAACAACAAATTTAAACTCTTAGCACATTCAGCAAATAAAACTGTGCAACACATATTGCATAGGCCTCCTCCATCGGATTACATGGGACCTAATAGGTTTGTCTCTCACATGCTTCATAGATCTACATATTGAAGCAGTATTATGTTCTGAAATGGTATATTAATTGACAAAGTCTTGAGTACCTAGGTAAGATTAGTTTTTATAGTTCACATTTTTGGTATGGTTTTgctagaaggcagctgaagctTCCTCTTGAAATCACTTATAAGTCCATCCCTATTTTAGGCTAGTTATCTGGAACTTCCGAGGAAAGTATGTAATAACATGAACCTGCCATTATAATGGATAATAACCGAGTTGCTGCCTGTTGTCTCGAGAAGGTTAAATCTGGATATTGAACGTATAGTTATGCTGATTTGGAGATTACATGACCTAGGTCCAAAGTACTCTTGGCTAACTACCTTCTGAACTTGGATGTAAATTGATGCCCATAGATGATAGTTTGAAATCTGCTGATATGATGTTGGGTTTGGATGggtaaaatgagtttttttatCTGGATTGCCATAATCTTTATGCAGCCTCTGTAGGGTAAGCCACTGCTGGAGAAGCTACTCCAGAttcctttcttattttttaaattttctaaatttctttGGCTGAGACTCACTGAAGTATTCTGACTATAGGGCTTGAATTTGGAAATGCATCATTCTGATGTTAATAGGAACTAGGAAGTGCTTTTTGTTTTTGgctgcataaaaaaaaaaaaacgaaaatgcACCTGGTGGAGAGGCAAAGAAGGGGTGTGGCGCTTGAAGCTAGGGTGGTTTTGCAGTCACCAACTCACTCAAGTGCTTCAATTGATACTTCTAACTTTATTTCATCTTCATCCATGTTCTTTTGTGATCTACTGAATATTTTGTAATGCATTCTTTTTGTACCATGCAGACCAGGGGATATCTAGATATAAGAGACACAGTTCAGTGTGTTGAGCTTGCAATTGCTAATCCAGCACAGAGAGGAGAATTCAGGGTCTTCAATCAATTCACGGAGCAGTTTTCTGTCAATGAACTTGCGGCCCTTGTCACGAAAGCTGGAGAAAAACTTGGCATTGAGGTGAAAACAGTATCTGTGCCCAACCCCAGAGTAGAGGCAGAGGAGCATTACTATAATGCCAAACATACAAAACTCATTGAGTTGGGTCTCAAGCCCCACCTTCTCTCTGACGCGCTTCTTGACTCGCTGTTGAACTTTGCCATCAAGTATAAGGATCGTGTTGATCCCAAACAGATAATGCCCAGTGtttcttggagaaaaattgGTGTCAAGCCAAAAACTGTTGCAGTATAAAAGAGTGTTGAATGGTACTAGTTTCAGTACTGATTGTCTACTATTATACTGCTGTAACCGTTTCTGATGGGTTGTTGTATCTTACTGAACTCCTTGCATATTGTCGGCATTAGCATCCAGCAGCCTTCCGACTGTAAATTTTGGTAGGACGTAGAAAACTCTAGCAGTAACTCCATCATCCCTGTAATGTCAGTAACCTAGAAGAGTCTTTGGTGTATCACGtttattaattttctagatgaATAAAGTTGTTTTCTAAATTTGTTGAAAATTGAACAAATGGCCTATACATGCGACTCCAATCTTATGCTCCAAAAATTTTTCCTGTCTTCGACAGATGGGGGGACATGTATGAATACTCCTTTCCTTGACGATGACAATACAGCCTACGGCAGAACAAGCATCCGGTTGAAATACATAATCGAAGTGCTTAGCTGTTCTATTGATTTGAGTTGGTGGATCTTGTTTATATTCATAATGCATATGACATGAATTGCTTGTAACTGGTATTGAGAATCATAAAGCAAAACTGAATACTAAATTTGAATCTTCGACTCATTGAGGAAAAAACATATGAAAGAGATGGTTCATATATTTTATCTTCTGCACAgcgttttttttttgacattttgtGCTGTAACATGTTATTCAGTAAACTACAGTCCATGTACTAATCCCTAGTTCTTAAAGACCCTAACTGCATCATTTTCCATCGAGGTAGTCTTCAGCTATCACCGTTGGTGGGTACCATGAGGGGGGAATCAATGTTGTCATCCAGGAACCATGTTACGGTTGGTATGAAGCAACAGAGTCAGACATGTAACTGGATTCTCTTAAAATCCATTTGTCCAGGACCATAATCACTATCCTCGTATCAGAATCGGGAATGGATAAATCTATGCACTCTTCTGCATTCTGTAAGCCCATTCGTTACAAAATCCAGTACAACTGAAGCCAATTCATGTTGATGCGAGGTGAAATAATGATCTGCGCCTTCAAAAATGTGTAGTATATGATTAGGCATGTGCTTTGCAAACTCCTTGGCATCACTGACAGGAACAAGTTCATCCATGGAACCTTGAACTGTCA from Coffea eugenioides isolate CCC68of chromosome 8, Ceug_1.0, whole genome shotgun sequence encodes the following:
- the LOC113780961 gene encoding translation machinery-associated protein 22-like, with protein sequence MAAEKPQPVQVPYCQVCTLPAEYCEFGPDFEKCKPWLIRNVPNLYPHLLQEANDKEAEKLSEQLQGPGISPAGSPAATAGEPSASKQEDVKRLPGGKIKRKEKQEVAIEKIVRNKRKCITTVKGLGLFGIKLSDASKKFGKKFATGASVVKGPTEKDQIDVQGDIAYDIVDFIRETWAEVPESAIFFIEDGKRVSAA
- the LOC113781517 gene encoding UDP-sulfoquinovose synthase, chloroplastic, producing the protein MAHLLSTSCSLNISPSCKKPKCLLVNQCSSSGFPASFSLPTSTSRSKKLILHGKGPKRSSTIYAMAVSLSQESKAQPGSSFPQETGEAGSPKKVMVIGGDGYCGWATALHLSNRNYEVAIVDNLVRRLFDHQLGLDSLTPISSIHNRIRCWKSLTGKDIQLHIGDICDFEFLAETFKSFEPDAVVHFGEQRSAPYSMIDRSRAVFTQQNNVIGTLNVLFAIKEFRDECHLVKLGTMGEYGTPNIDIEEGYITITHNGRTDTLPYPKQASSFYHLSKVHDSHNIAFTCKAWGIRATDLNQGVVYGLRTDETAMHDELCNRFDYDGVFGTALNRFCVQAAVGHPLTVYGKGGQTRGYLDIRDTVQCVELAIANPAQRGEFRVFNQFTEQFSVNELAALVTKAGEKLGIEVKTVSVPNPRVEAEEHYYNAKHTKLIELGLKPHLLSDALLDSLLNFAIKYKDRVDPKQIMPSVSWRKIGVKPKTVAV